ATCACATTAACACACGCACCACCACACATTTCCTATAATTTATAATCTTTATAATCTCTTTCTgctatttgcacattttttactgtacatTTCTAAGTtaatttgtacattttgtagtaacctgtaaattgtaaatactgtaaaacttttttctgtcatttaatggcCGGGCATTGTACAGCTACAAGCATTTCACCCCTATGCCATACTGTGTacggttgtgtgtgtgtgtgacaaataaaatttgaatttgaatttatatGCCCCACTGTGTGACAGTAAAAATACTGTCTATCAGACTTGGAACCTGAGGAACCCCTAGGTTGTTGAGGGTATGGCTTTGTGTCCTTTTTCATTTGTTCATGATAGGGTGATTCAGATTTACCCACAAACACGCTTTTGTGCGTCAAAGCGAGTTCTTCTGCCAGGACAGCTGCCTCTTGCAAAGTGGCAACTTTTTGTTCATTCAGGTACAACACTGTACGCTCAGGAAAACAGTTTTTGAATTCCTCCAACAATACCAGTTCACGCAGTgcattaaactctgaaactttGCTTGCTTGACACCATCTATCAAATAGTATCCCTTTTTCCCTTGCAAACTCAAGAAATGTTTGAGCAGTGGATTTCCTCAGGGTACTGAAACGCTGCCTGTAAGCTTCAGGCACCAACTCATAGGCTCTGAGTATAGCACTTTTGACATTGTCATACACAAGACTGTTCTCAATAGTGAGAGCTGCGCATACTTCCTGTGCTTTACCAATTAATTTACACTGAAGCAAAAGGGACCAAACCTCCTTGGgcatgagttgaagggaagttatgaactgtttctgacaaataacaccaggatccttttctatgtagctgatagctggtaactgtgcaggggcgggtctagcaaagttttgccagggggccaggtagggcattaacaggtaaaggggggcacaaagaaatacttttctttcttattcttatttaaaatgtctcgcttttattaaataaatatctgaatcttacaaccaaagttttcatatgatgaaaaatgtatagaaatccattattgtattcAGTAAATATTAAGTCCAGTATACACCCTAGTAAGTTATAGTAttctttcctttgggaaggtaccatctgtgcagacTGCAattgttgaagaaagatgttgaatctatttaataactggagaaaaataatagatttctgtgcatttgttttatatgtacattaaattaaaatcggTTTTGTCAGTTAAGCATCTTGGGGCACAGAGTGGGGgagtggttccctatttttttcttttctttttttgctgggagatggcaaccctattagtgaggtatatgtaattataaattaggttgctttatatttttgttaagTACTGTTCAGAATACCACAATAGGGAGGacggtgtaggtttaagtttattataaaggctttatggcttttcctataataccatggtgggccggtcaccagtcaaaatgcccgggctgattttttgtcccagtccagccctgcttaTAACTCATTCATGTCGACAGCTACTGGTTTCTCTCCTTTTGAGATATGTCTCGGGTATCAGCCGCCACTGTTTCCTTCTCAGGAGTCGGGGATCGCAGTCCCGGCAGTGCAGGAATTAAGTAGTCTGGCTTTTGTAGGATGTTTGATgtcttgatatttttttttgttttgttttctttgtgtttttttattcacttctgtttttattattattattcgttttatatattttcagatgtttttaattttgctgTTTTGGTCAGTTCAGTGAAGCAATTTGTTACTTTGGTTTAGAAGGAatagaacagaacagaaatatatcattaatattAATCCTCAGCGTCCTGCTCCTCTGCAAACCTGTCAGACTTCAGTTTACAGGGTGATTAGCAGCTCTTTATGACACCACACATGAAAACACTTCCTTCTTGTTCTCACACAGatcatttcttcttctcttttctttatcaGGTGTTAAATGCTCTGAAACTCAACGACTCACAGTTTCTATGTTGAGCTCACAGGATGTGATCTAACCCTCAGTCAGACAGTAAAAACAGACCAATGGGAAATGAGACATGCTGATATTGTTTTAACACCTGTGGTcacatttatcataaataatATTAACTATGTTGTTCTAAACTTTAATTAAAGAAGGCTGCTGGAATAATAATGAGATAAACAATTACAAAGACACAGAGTTGATGGAGATGCTGAAATCATGAATCTATGGATGTGCTGGATGTCAGAGATCCTCTGaaacaatgaaagaaagagaggaggaaggaaATGTGTCTTTATTCATGCCTTCAGCTTTATTAGAAAGTTAGAGAAATATCATTGTTGGTTTTTTAGTAGCACAAATAATTGAAAGCATGCAGAAATAAGAAAGAATATAATACAGGAGGTGGTGAATCTCTCTGATTGAAGAgagcaaaataaaaaggaatCCTGCAAAATCCTGCAGCAGGAATCACACTGCAGGAATTTACAGCTTGTAGAAACACTTTGATGGATAACCATGTTTATGTGCGGGTCTGTAGAgacaatcagtaatctacgaaCCATCACAGAGACTGTTTTCATTGTTATATACAGAGAACAGCTGGTTAGAAAGTCCAATTAATGTTTGTGCCACCTTGTATTGTAACCATGACAGGGTCGCTATCATACTGTATATGTGCAGAGTGCGTAACAATTATAGCAAGCTAGCAGAAgctaaaatataatgaaatataagagaaacactgaaatgatcAAATGGATAATGGTCTACAGACACAGCACTGACAGATTTACCATAAACCATCAAAGGTTCTCATCTTGCTCGTGCAGACTGACGCCTGTGGTTTCATGACATTTAGAATGATTTCATTGTCTTCTTGATCCACTTCAGTTGTTTCCTTGAGACAAACGAGTAGACTCCAGGTTTTTTAATGACACCACAACCTGCTCCAAAAGACGTGACTCCAACCAGCGCTCCATCACACAGCAGCGGCCCTCCTGAATCCCCCTGCAGCAAGAACAAACACATGACAGTGTTTCAGGTGTTGAGCTGAATGAACATTTACTTCAAACCAGGAAAAATACATGGATTCTTCATACGTACTTGACAGGTATCAGCGACGTTTGTACCATCTGAACCAGCACATATCATGTCTCTGGTGATCTCAGGTCTGTGGTTGTAATAATCACGAGAGTTGCACGTCTGTCTGTCGACCACAGTCACATTGACAGACATGAGGACGTCTGATTTTCGTTTTGTTTCGGTTCGTCCCCATCCAGCCACCAGACACCTGCTGCCAGCTGCCGGGTCTCTGATGGTTTTGCCTAACTTGAGCCATTTGACTGTCCTGGTCAGAGTCACTGGTTCCTGaagctaaaaaagaaacactgagtgACACTGATGTATTAACTTTACAGAGTTGGTCTTAAAGCTAATATTTATGGAGCACTGTGCTAAATTCTTGAACCATCAtttatttgcatgttttaatttgaaaatgggaaatatgtGCAGTGAGTTATTGAAACATGTAagcatacacagacacacatcatgtaaggtaaaaacaaatatattcacCTTGTTGCATTTTTACTTTACTATTTTTGGGCATTAGTTTACCACCTTACCTTCAGCAACATGAGGTCGTTGCCCTTGGTTACACGGGTGTAGTTGGGATGTGGAAAACGTTTCTCAACCTCTCGGATCTGCTTTGAATCTTTCTCCTTTTCCCTGATGGAGTGTGCTCCCAGGACCGCCTTATACATACTAtcaaagaaaaatcacagtttacacatttaaaggtttaaacAATCAGAAGTTTCTATAAGAATAATTATAGTAATGCTATTAGAGTATCTATTAATACATTTGGCTGTTACTAAGTCTCTGATGAATCAGCATTGAATTTTCTTCCAGCTGAAGTACAAATTTCaacaatattaaatattataaatcaagaacaagaaaaaaaaagaattcaataatataaaatgtttcagaggtgtaaatatctGTACAGCCATCGGTTTAAACAGCTTGACATGTATAATTatagaaatgtgtgttttttgacCTTTGAAGACTCTGGATACATTAAACACATTTCACTTCCTACTTTCTTGTTCCAGCTCTGAAACAGCTGGAATATGTTCAAAAAGTTCAGCTTTACTATTTAAAAGGCAGATTTTcttcatgtgtgtgaatgtgatgaAAGCTGAATTagagaaacatttattttttaaaatacattttccaaATGTGATAAACCTCTGTTTTCATTAAAGCTTTTgtctttcagtcatttcctgGAGACAAACTTGGAGTGATTTCCATAAACACATTCACCTGTTCGTTTTTGTCTATAATGTAAGAAAACAAGAATATAAGATGAGGAAAGACATGTAAACATAGCAACGTGCCAAAATGTTTATACTGACCTTCACAGTAAAATGCTAGGTGGCATCATGTAATAGTAATGTCATTTTTAATGTACTCACTCTAAACCAATATGTATTATTAGAGTGAGTGTATGGACATTACAATTTATCACAATGAAAAAAGGAGACAATCTCACACACgtctgtaaaaaataaatactgtaatttttttattagaaaaaaataaagttcatgTTCCTACCGAGTGCAGTGGGCAGCCGTCAGCACCCACTGTGGATGGATCAATGTTCCTCCACACCAAGACAGTTTACTTCTTAAATAAGCCATGAAAGGCAGCGAGTGCGGCTCAACTTCTTTCCCTTGAATGATCTCAGAACCGTGacctgaaacaaaaagaaaatatccaaaaACATAAATCAGCAGGTGATCGAGTCAAGAAcagatgaatgaaaaaaacactcTGCACCAAGATATCAGCAATGTGCTATTTGTTGTTTACACAGaacaattattaattaattaaagtaCAATAGAAATGTTACTCGCCTGGCTGTGTGATGAAGAGGAGCACACAtgagaggaaaagactgaaattcaTCAGACAGAACATTTTTCCTGGCTGTGGCAGATCAGATGTTGAATGCAGTGAAACTCACTGTGATGAGTTACACACAGGTGTAAACTGATGAGTGCTGATGTTGTTTTAATGCCTGTGGTCAGACTGGTCATAAGTGATGACCTTCAGCTCTTTTTATATCGTGCATTATCTCACATCAAAACTTGGTGCACCACTTTCAGCAACACGCATGAATGTTTCTAACAGCAGCTCACAGTTTCAGTGGGTGTTGGTCCACACGTTCAGTTACACCCATGAGTGTTTCTAAATGCCTGTTTTAATAAGAATATTTATGAAAGTAAATGATCTGAAAGGACAGAGCGTACAAACTACTGACCAATACTTCAGAATACAATAACTGAACTCTATTTCCTCCAATCAGCCACactaattatttgatcccctgctgaaaTTGATTACAGATTACTCGTTAAGTGTATTAAGCCCACTGAATCATTTCACTCCATGCTAACCTCCTACCACAGTGGGTAAGACTGAAGATCTGTAAAAGGACGTCAGGGACACGACTGACGACGTACACAAGGCTGGGATAGACTACAAGATCATCAGCGATAAGCTTGGTGAGAAGGTGACAAGTGTTGGTGTGATTATTCAGAAATGGAGAAATGTCACTTCCTCAGTCTGTCTATGAACCAGATTACAAGCAAAGACTCTTCAAACGCACCACAGCAGCTTCTAACTTCTCCTTTTCTCCCTGCAGACGCTCCGGCTGTATTCCTACAAACTGTTTCTGCCGGCAGCTCAACTTCACTCAGACAAACCATCGCTGCTTTTAATACAACTGCAGTCAGCTGGAGTCTGCTCTGAATTCACTTCAAGCTTAAACATTGTGAGTTTAGCCTCTGTAACAAAAGAACTTCCCAAATAtgaaataaagttgttcttaaATTAAAGGTATAAACATTAAAATCTGActctgtgtgagagagagatggatGGATACAGTATCTCACAAAGTGAGTACACCCCTcagatttttgtaaatattttatatcttttcaTAGGACAACACTGAAGATATGACACATTGCTACAATGTAAAGTAGTCAGTGTACAGCTTGTATAACAGTGTAAATTTGCTTTCACCTCAAAATAACTCAAACACAGCCATTATTGCTTAAACCAAGCAAAGGTGGCAGCAACAAAAGTGAGTACAGCCCTAAGTAAAGAAGGTCCACTCTCTCATACTGTAATGTCAGTGAGAGTCACTGGGGAAGGCAGTGTAGTAACATCCATTTCATTTGAGGTAAAGTGATAGAATGATACAGAATGAAGGACTTGTGAGGAGCCTGCATGGCTGCAGCACACTGCAAAAATCGTAGACATATTTGTGCCAAGTGTGGCAGCAGTATGGAAAACAGTGTGTTTCATTGGAAGTAGATGTGTTTGAGGTACATGTAGTGAACTGAACCAAACACATAGATCACATGAAGTTCTCTTTCTCAGTAGAGCATAAGCATAAAAATGTCCTTTTCCCCTGTAGTTCAGAATTTAGAGCCTTTATGTTGACACCATTACAGTTGTAACTGTTACTGTCTGAGGCAGATCATGGAGAAGTGGGGAAGCAGGACCCAAATGCTGGACTCTTGGATGcagacagtgcgtttatttacagtgcagtaAATAATTACACAATAAAGAATCCCTGTGTGTCCCGATTTCCGTTCAGTGCCTTCCTCCCAATGCTCGTGCTCCGCGTCTCCCCTCCCGTGATTCTCGTGCCCTCTCGTTCCCGCACTCCTGCTGGAAAAGCCACAGAAGCAGCCGTTAGCACTCACTTCAATAGCAACAGACTAAACGCACTGGAAAAAGTGAAAACACTAACGGGTAATCACACAATAATCCAGTGTCGAGCAGCACTCAGCCACACTGGTATGTAGCTCCCCTGACGACCCTGATCaggtggaggtgtgtgtgttcctCCTCCTCGGGTGTGGCCAGCCTCCCAACGGGACACACCCACTAGGCCTGGTGGTCCAGGAAAACCAGGacatcacacacatgcacacacatacacaatagAAAGGGAAACCAGGGGCACAAGCACCACACATAATCATGGTACACAGAACAGCATATAAATATGTCCAAAACTGCTCACGGACCCTGGGACCCCAGACCCAGATCCAGGTCCCTGACAGCAACATGCAAgaagcatttttgttttcatgatcATCCACTGTTCAATTAAATCAGGCAGTAAAATCCAAGCTAAACATACTAATATTTGcagctacaaacacacactgatcatGACTCATTGATTGACTGATTATTTGAAACACATGCACCCTCACGTACCCAGGCCATGATGTTAAAACACACTTCAtgatatttatttgaatatcaTTTCTATGCTTTGGCTCTCTGTAGACTGATCCAGAGGTCTGCAGACTCTTGAGTTTCACTTGACGAGCAGCTCCTTGGTGCACTGCATCACACTCTGTGTGCTCTCTCAACTGGACATTTGTAGCCTGGATGGCTTCAATGGCCTCAGTTAGATCTCCAGTTATGTTTTGTAGAGCTGTACTCATGAATCCTTCTTTACATCTTTGTTTGTTCACTTCCTCGACACATTTAAACAAAGCTACTGTGTCAGAGTGGAGTGTCACTGTCTTCTCTACAGACGGTGTGCACGTAGCAGGCTAGTTTTGTTGTTGTAGATCATCCTGGACCGTTTGTCTTCCTGTGTCCTTTTTAGACCGTGTTAAAGATAACTGCTTATGTGACAGGATGTGAGTTAGAGTGCCGTTCCTTTTAAAGTTTGGAACATGCAAACAGCCATGAGGGACTGCTTCATTAAACTTTTGCCTAGCAACCTGGACTGAAGCTTACAGCGGGACACGGCTAATGGACCCAAACAGGAAGTTAGAAGTTTTGTTGTAGCCTGATAAATAAAGGCCCATAAACAGGTCACAAACAACAAACTGGTTGGACTGtgtacaaaaaaatacacaatacacaaaATACACAGTATAGAAAATATATAAGAATATATGAAGAAATATAGAACAATAAGAgcagctattattattattattattattattattattattattattattattattattattatttattcttttggaTTTAAGAGATGATTTACTTTCAGTCTGTGTCATTTAGTGTTGAGTATGATAGTCTAGTCCacggccagtgtcctgcaggttttagatctcaccctgggtcaacacacctgaatcacatgattagttcattacaagcctctggagaacttcaagacatgttgaggaggtcatttagccatttaaatcagctgtgttggatcaaggacacatctaaaacctgcaggacaccggccctcgaggcctggagttccccacccctggaCTAGTCCTTAGTTCCTCATGATGTCAGTTCTTTTCTGCGtccagtctgtgtgtgtccgtCATGTCTCCATGTCAGTGTCACGTTCACGTGTCTTAGTCctggtctctgtgtttgtttcttttctctcgTCCTGTGTGCATTGTGTCTCTTTACTCTGTAATTAGTTCCAGTTGTGTTCCCACTTGTTAGTCATCGTCTTGTTAGCCGCTGTGTCCTCGGTTTTCTCTGTTCCTTGTTGTGTCATCTCAGCTAGCTGTGTGCTCCAGTTTTCTCCTTGCCTGAGTTTTTGTATTTCCTGTAACAGCAATGAGGCTTCATTTAATTTGTCTTTGGTTCCTACTCTGCCTGCATAAAGTGCACCTTGACACAACAGGCTAAAGTAAATGCATAAAGCATCACATTAATATGTAGGGTCAATCATCCAGTTAGAACAGATGGACAGTTTAATGCCTCGAACAGCTTATTGCTCAACAAGCCAGATCTGTCATTGTCGCTCTACACAAGTGTTATtgtcctctttttgttttttttctcctccttgtgTCTGTATCACTGTGAAACTAAGCTTAGATTATTCTCATTTTCATTCTGTGCTCTAAAGACTGACACACATCATGTCAGGATGTTGTTTATAGATGTTCGTGGTGAGTGATGTGTTCAGGGTCCGGGCCAGGGGACTTCTTGCTCTGTGGCTTGTGGTCATATGCAGAATGACTGATGGAGGCAACAGTTACATTTGTCACTGTGAATGACTGAGCAGGTGAATGATAATGGTTTATTTGGCTGCTATGTAGTTGCAGCCTCCAGTGTTATTGTTGCTGTTTGAGATTCCTCtttaaatgaatacattttgtGAACACTAGTTTCTCTAgttaattaaatatttctttccatTTGAGTTTTCTGTTCAGTGCAAAGGTTTGAGGCCCGTTACATAAAAATAGCCCAACATTTAAAAAGAGTCAAACATGTAGTTTGTGTGATGGTTGGGGGCTGCTCTGCTGCTGGATGGATCGATGTAatcaatggatggatgaattctGCTCTCCACCAGCAAATCATGAAGAATGTTTGGCCACGAGTTCATGTCCTGAAGTTTAAGAGCATTCAGGTTCAGCAGGGCAAAGATCAGAAACACACCACCAAGCCCACCTCAAAAAACACAATGAATGTTATAGAGTGCACTCCTCCAAGCCTGGACTTAAATTCCACTCTGATGCTGTGacatgaaacaggaagttcATGTTTGAACGTCTGATgtgtttgaattaaaacaattctgcaaagtaaagtaaagtaaagtaaagtaaaatttcCTCCAGAacgatgtgaaagactcatttgCAGTCATCAagtgcttgattgcagttcttgctgtcAAGTATGGCAGGACTAGTTTTCAGGTTTAATTTTTCACATAAGACGAAGCAGGTTTGGAAAACTTTTCtctttaaagaaataatttatAAACCACATTCTGTATTCAGTCTGGTTATCGCTGTCTGTTGTTGAACTTTATTTGTTGATCCAAAACATGCAAGTGTGACCAATGGGGAGAAGAAGAAATCAGGAAGagagcaaatactttttcacagcctTGCGTGGTTTTACACCATGTGGTGAAGGTCAGGAGGTGAAGTAACACTGCGATGTGCTGAGGCCGAGTGAGTTAGGAGTAAGTTCAGTAAagtattaaacatttaaagtcTAATTTCCTCGGTACCATGTTTTTAAGACATGAACTTCGATGTtatgtgttatatttttaacaatGTTCTCTACATGTCAGTCATGATTAAAAAAAGTTATAATGTGTTTTATATCATCAGTAAGTTCCCAGTTTCATGGTGTTTCTGTGAACTGGTTGAAGCAACAGCTATTAAAAAATGTAGCAGAGCCCCACCTAGTGGTGTAGTGTGAAAGTGTCAGTGCCACAGTGCAGTGAGGACCATGAAAGTGTGGCAGCACGAGGTGGTGGAAACTGAAGAACAGAGCAAGGAACCGATGAtgtcacacgcacacactaGAATGGCAACGTGGTAACTGGGAGCTCAAAACTTTTATAATTATAGTGAAAACCCGACAACGCCACCCTGAGAATATTTAGTTTGAAACTATGCTAATTATCAAGAAGACACTTTGGTCTGTTAGATTTGAGACAGAGACGTGGTTCAGGATAAAACAAACAACTCACAGCTGTTAACAAATGTCTCATGAAAGAGCCGATGAATCATTCGTTCATGTGCTGTAAAGTTCAGAGCTGTGGTTTACCAGTGGGTGAATGGGATGCCAGATGAGGACAGGTCACCTCCACTATGGGCCTTCTgcttatgaatgaatgaaacacaAGTTCTTAATATATCTAAAACAAAGCTTAAACACACAGCTGTGGTTAACCCTGCTGCAGAAACACACTGTCGATCTGCAGCTAGAAAAAGAGCCTTCCAGTGGTGTAACACAAAAACCTACAAATCAAACATTCAGAtgtacaaaataaattaaatcttCAGTTTAGAGCAGATAACTTCACAGCACTATTCTGTATTGTTATACATACAACTGCTCTAAAAGAATAAGTCAAAACATTAAAGTGCAAATTAACAGGCTTTGCACAGACGGCTCAAATCCTGAAACCTTGAACCAGAGTGTTGCAGACAGAGCAAACAAGAGGACGAATAAGGCAACAAggcaaaaagaacacaaaaaggATCCAAACTAAAAAGGACACAAAAACGCAACGCAAAGTGGACACAAGGCAAAAACCCAGACTTCTGATCAAAAGGCGTCACCCAGTTTGCAAACAAGGTGACCAATAGGAGGCTTCTGCAGCCTACAACCTGTAACAGCGAGAGAAGTCAGGTAACCGAAGGCCTGGATGCGTACAGCAACAGGTGAGCGAGTGAGACACACTCAGATGGCAGCTACAATTTATAGTAATGTGATTGGCTACTGATGGTGATTCACAAAGCTAGATTAAAatacagtcccgatcaaaagtttaagaccatttgaaaaatggcaaaaatcatgttttacatgtttggatgttaacaaggttccaagtagagcttcaacgtgcaacaagaagaaatgagaCAAAACACTGAGCATGCaattgattgaaaacaacgcttaaactgaaaGAGATTGTTATaaagctgatcaaaagtttaggaccacacctccaaaaaaaccaaaagcatTACATCAAACTTTACATTACACCCACAGAGGCTGGATTTCAGGCCTTTTACTTCATTTCTGGTTGGAGCTGAGCCGAGGGAGCTCAATCTTATTGACACTGACTATTCTTTGTGTTGACATTAATGCGATCgtcttttaaagaaaaaatttcTAGAAAAATTCTAAAGATGACCTGAAAAGCAGGAAGAAAAGACTCATAATAGTCAGAGACATAACatattatttatgtatataaatatctaataactgtgtatttgtttgtgtatctGGGGAACGTATCCTGATAAGATGAGAGAATAATCAGTTTGTGTATCATGTGGtatgttttcagaaaatacagtaaaaatatttcttgaGCAAAGAAGCTTGATTTAATTTGAACACTAGAAATGGAGGAATGAAACAATTCCTGATTTAGGAGTTTGGTTTGGGCTCGGCGGCAGGTGAGGCTGAGACACACCGGAGCTCCATCAGCTCATCACACCTCCCTCCATCAAAGACTGTGCCGGGACCCGAGGTTGTGGCTGTGTGTGAGACAAAGCTGGAGCCGTGTGTTGTTAGAAGTGACAATCGAATAAAGAAAAGTGTGAAAGAGTGAAGTATGTGGTCAGGTCTGTCATTTGTATACCAAAAGGAGTTACTgcaaaaaacaggaagctttgaaagaacaaacaatgaatgaaagaaagagccACCAGCTTTAttagaaagtagaaaaaatagaaaatgtatcAGGACAAATTGTTGTTTTAGGATTGtttttttagcacaaatactcaAAGAGCAATAAAATCCACAAGAATTTATGCTTAAAAATTCAGCATAAAAATTCTGGCCACAATTTTTAGTTTAAGTTTGTAACACGATGGTGACAAACCATGACTGACAGACTGAATAAACTCACTGTGTTTGATGttcatggattttgtgtgaacattaaaaataactgaaaaagagaaattacaaattaaatttcgagtgaaaataaatttttttcACAAATCAGTAAATTGCAGGGTAAAAAAAGCTTATTTTCCCCTGTAGAAATGTGAAGATTGCTTTTGGAGCTGTCATGATCTTTTCGAGGTCATCACATTTATACAGGGTTGTGTATACACGTGTAATTACAACagctaaaatgaaaaacagtcaTCCATAAACCATCACAGTGGCTGTGCCTTTCTTAATACTGAATGGCTAAAAAATGTGTTCAGGTCAGTCCAGTTAATGTCGTCGCCTTCAGTTCCTGCAGTGGAAACCACTGACCATGACAGGACCGCTACCATATATGTGGAGAATGTGAGCAAGCTAGCAGAAACTAAAATATGAGAAATGATAAAATGGATAATGGTCGACAGAGACATCACCGAGAGATTTAACATGAAAGCATCAAAGGTTCTCATCTTGCTCGTAGAGATTCACGCCTGtgctttcatgacatttaaGTTGACTTTAATGTTTCCTTGATCCACTTCAGTTGCTTCCTTGAGACAAACGAGTAGACTCCAGGTTTTTTAATGACACCACAACCTGCTCCAAAAGAAGTGACTCCAACCAGCGCTCCATCACACAGCAGCGGCCCTCCTGAATCCCCCTGCAGCAAGAACAAACACATGACAGTGTTTCAGGTGTTGAGTTGAAT
This region of Pelmatolapia mariae isolate MD_Pm_ZW linkage group LG12, Pm_UMD_F_2, whole genome shotgun sequence genomic DNA includes:
- the LOC134639232 gene encoding granzyme K-like; this translates as MFCLMNFSLFLSCVLLFITQPGHGSEIIQGKEVEPHSLPFMAYLRSKLSWCGGTLIHPQWVLTAAHCTRMYKAVLGAHSIREKEKDSKQIREVEKRFPHPNYTRVTKGNDLMLLKLQEPVTLTRTVKWLKLGKTIRDPAAGSRCLVAGWGRTETKRKSDVLMSVNVTVVDRQTCNSRDYYNHRPEITRDMICAGSDGTNVADTCQGDSGGPLLCDGALVGVTSFGAGCGVIKKPGVYSFVSRKQLKWIKKTMKSF